In Daphnia magna isolate NIES linkage group LG5, ASM2063170v1.1, whole genome shotgun sequence, a single genomic region encodes these proteins:
- the LOC116923890 gene encoding uncharacterized protein LOC116923890, whose protein sequence is MHLVCIGVRKKDLTEWISGKFDRLRFSNETITNISSYLIGIGEYITKIFARKPRPLSELPRWKATELRLGLLYICPVAYEPYLSKERYSHMMLLHVGIKLLVNRDTCKTYADYAENLLKLYVNIGARLYGDKYVTFNVHNLIHLANDVRKHGSLDDFSAFPYENKLQKMKNLLRKSGKPLQHIVRRLDEIDKAKSNQEHAANSSTNISKYRLEGIHFSGPILPQLSMATQYKTLKFKNAVLNKTKSENCVLLVDSNDVFLMENLAKFHEQIFLVGRRFLKTEDMYTYPLASSLINEYVVSNLSTNLESFPITSVKCKAFRIPITIPSNGKYFVCPLANHSLF, encoded by the coding sequence ATGCATCTTGTGTGTATTGGGGTGAGAAAAAAGGACTTAACGGAATGGATATCGGGAAAGTTTGATAGGCTCAGATTTTCTAACGAAACGATTACAAACATATCTTCTTACTTGATTGGAATTGGGGAGTATATTACTAAAATTTTTGCGAGAAAACCTAGGCCCCTTTCCGAACTACCCCGGTGGAAAGCAACTGAGTTGAGATTAGGTTTGTTGTATATTTGTCCTGTTGCCTATGAACCATACTTAAGTAAGGAGAGGTACTCTCATATGATGTTGCTCCATGTGGGAATTAAGCTTTTAGTAAATAGGGATACATGTAAGACTTACGCGGATTATGCGGAAAATTTGTTAAAACTGTACGTTAATATTGGTGCTCGGTTGTATGGCGACAAGTATGTAACGTTTAACGTTCataatttgattcatttagcAAATGACGTGCGTAAGCATGGAAGTCTCGACGACTTTAGTGCCTTTCCGTATGAAAATAAGctgcaaaaaatgaaaaacttgttAAGAAAAAGTGGAAAGCCACTGCAACATATTGTCCGGCGGCTGGACGAAATAGACAAAGCTAAAAGCAATCAAGAACATGCTGCCAATTCAAGTACAAATATAAGCAAATATAGACTGGAAGGTATTCATTTTTCGGGGCCGATTTTACCACAGTTATCTATGGCCACGCAGTACAAAACCTTAAAGTTTAAAAATGCCGtgctaaacaaaacaaaatcggaAAACTGTGTATTGCTTGTAGATTCTAATGACgtttttttaatggaaaatTTAGCAAAATTTCACGAACAAATCTTTTTGGTTGGAAGAAGATTCCTGAAAACAGAAGACATGTATACCTACCCTTTAGCCTCTAGTTTGATAAACGAATATGTTGTATCAAATTTGTCGACTAATCTTGAATCCTTTCCAATAACATCTGTTAAGTGCAAGGCATTTCGAATTCCCATTACCATTCCCAGTAATGGAAAGTACTTCGTATGTCCCCTTGCAAACCACAGTCTGTTTTAA